In Miscanthus floridulus cultivar M001 chromosome 5, ASM1932011v1, whole genome shotgun sequence, one genomic interval encodes:
- the LOC136451431 gene encoding uncharacterized protein isoform X1, with protein sequence MATTAPPEDAEPPECPVCLSPFDAASTVPRVLTCGHSLCGPCIAALPPASAAAAGASSLRCPLCSQCVPFARALGPSSLPKNLALLALLPSPSHALTATAPPPRPRPLPLHAAHSRLLSRFCHAVLPESASPLRSEPSPVHLAFGSLDSDLGAPWFCARGRPVSLLPIETQPVPPAKQEAEFYRPSHAARVLAAIDVLSDAAKEELAGLIASSARLARLVCRLYGVWMSPNGPPLWMVSERHPRTVSQLLEEEIISTEETVVQTGFLVMEACEVIIGLHSEGLVLGCLGLDCFCLDQFGHCLLDLNQALALCRGVQAGPCSNSIRAFIAPEVAAVLGDTLQTKDCDFDGLVGCSSDIWSLGCVLVALLTRDEQLVAGWNSEGLYDDWEKEVVTRLDASLLGTILEPLAAVIASCLRYDPKCRAEIADVWKCIRGLLTKSGDVTLAPDDEVAAQKSFRCLLLGEFSSMFADSSAVESDDKTQVPQGADDNSLNQDHGSIDGFLNNRGNDLSGIDGPQSAGVFKSSTLLAHRDCVTGLAVGGGFLFSSSYDKTINVWSLQDFSHVQCLKGHEHKITAIVAVDNDSHSLCISGDSGSGIFVWHVDSTLKEEPLNKWYEHDDWLYRGVNCLAVSGTGYLYTGSRDKSIKAWSLEDYSLRCTMTGHKSTVSCLVVASGILYSGSWDGTIRLWWLTDHTPLSVLEDDTAGSIAPVLSISAEANFVASSYENGYFKIWKNDMLVKSEKLQNGAVYAVKLSGKWLYTGGWDKVINIQELLDDESEVELQDVASITCDSIITSILPWDERLIVGLSNRDIKVYCKAS encoded by the exons ATGGCGACCACAGCGCCACCGGAGGATGCAGAACCCCCGGAGTGCCCGGTGTGCCTCTCCCCATTCGACGCCGCTTCCACCGTGCCGCGCGTCCTCACGTGCGGCCACTCCCTCTGCGGGCCTTGCATCGCCGCCCTCCCGCccgcctccgccgctgccgcAGGCGCATCCTCCCTCCGCTGCCCTCTGTGCTCCCAGTGCGTCCCCTTCGCCCGCGCGCTCGGCCCCTCCTCCCTCCCCAAAAACCTCGCCCTCCTCGCGCTTCTCCCCTCCCCATCCCACGCTCTCACCGCCACCGCACCGCCTCCCCGGCCCCGTCCCCTCCCGCTCCACGCCGCCCACTCGCGCCTCCTTTCCCGCTTCTGCCATGCCGTCCTCCCCGAGTCCGCCTCCCCGCTCCGCTCAGAGCCAAGCCCCGTCCACCTCGCGTTCGGATCCCTCGACTCCGACCTCGGCGCGCCATGGTTCTGCGCGCGGGGCCGCCCCGTGAGCCTCCTTCCGATCGAGACCCAACCAGTCCCCCCGGCGAAGCAGGAAGCCGAATTCTACCGGCCCAGCCACGCGGCGCGGGTGCTCGCAGCGATCGACGTGCTCAGCGACGCGGCCAAGGAGGAGCTGGCCGGTCTGATCGCCTCTTCCGCGCGGTTAGCGCGGCTGGTGTGCAGGCTCTACGGGGTCTGGATGTCCCCTAACGGGCCGCCACTGTGGATGGTCTCTGAACGGCACCCACGTACGGTTTCCCAATTGTTGGAAGAGGAGATTATCAGTACAGAGGAGACGGTGGTGCAGACCGGATTCCTTGTAATGGAGGCATGTGAAGTGATCATAGGGTTGCACAGCGAGGGGTTGGTGTTGGGGTGCCTCGGGCTGGACTGCTTCTGCCTCGATCAATTTGGGCACTGCCTGCTTGATTTGAATCAGGCGTTGGCATTGTGCCGGGGAGTCCAAGCAGGGCCTTGCTCAAACAGTATTCGAGCTTTCATCGCTCCAGAGGTGGCGGCGGTGCTAGGTGACACATTGCAGACAAAGGATTGCGATTTTGATGGTTTGGTTGGCTGTAGCTCGGATATCTGGTCGTTGGGTTGTGTGTTGGTGGCACTTCTTACTAGGGATGAGCAGCTTGTGGCAGGTTGGAACTCTGAAGGACTGTATGATGATTGGGAGAAGGAAGTGGTTACAAGGCTCGATGCCTCATTGCTTGGTACGATACTTGAACCATTGGCTGCAGTTATAGCATCATGCTTGAGATATGATCCAAAATGCCGTGCAGAGATTGCTGATGTCTGGAAATGTATTAGAGGCTTGTTGACAAAATCTGGTGATGTTACTTTAGCTCCTGATGATGAAGTTGCAGCTCAGAAGAGTTTTAGATGTTTACTCCTTGGGGAGTTCTCCTCGATGTTTGCTGACTCTAGTGCTGTTGAGTCAGATGATAAAACACAAGTGCCTCAAGGAGCTGATGACAACAGTTTGAATCAGGATCATGGAAGTATTGATGGGTTCTTAAACAATAGGGGAAATGATTTGTCAGGAATCGATGGCCCACAGTCTGCCGGAGTGTTTAAATCATCAACACTGCTTGCCCACCGTGATTGTGTAACAGGATTAGCCGTTGGAG GTGGATTCTTGTTTAGCTCTTCTTATGATAAAACTATCAATGTGTGGTCACTGCAG GACTTCTCTCATGTACAGTGTTTGAAGGGTCATGAACACAAAATCACAGCAATTGTTGCTGTTGACAATGATAGCCACTCTCTTTGTATAAGTGGAGACAGTGGTAGCGGAATTTTCGTCTGGCATGTAGATTCCACTCTGAAGGAAGAACCTTTGAATAAATGGTACGAACATGATGATTGGCTCTATCGAGGGGTTAACTGCTTGGCTGTCTCTGGAACTGGTTATCTTTACACTGGTAGCAGAGACAAATCTATCAAGGCTTGGTCACTAGAG GATTATTCACTTCGCTGCACCATGACAGGTCATAAATCAACTGTGTCTTGCCTTGTAGTGGCCAGTGGTATTCTTTACAGTGGAAGTTGGGATGGTACCATTCGTTTATGGTGGCTCACTGATCATACACCATTGTCTGTACTCGAAGATGATACAGCAGGAAGCATAGCCCCTGTATTGTCAATTTCAGCAGAAGCcaattttgttgcttcatcatatGAGAATGGCTATTTTAAG ATCTGGAAGAACGATATGCTTGTCAAATCAGAAAAGCTTCAAAATGGTGCTGTTTATGCAGTTAAATTGAGTGGCAAATGGCTTTATACTGGTGGATGGGATAAAGTCATAAATATTCAG GAGTTACTGGATGATGAGTCAGAGGTAGAACTCCAAGACGTCGCTTCCATTACTTGTGACTCAATTATAACTTCGATACTGCCCTGGGATGAAAGGCTGATAGTTGGATTATCCAACAGGGATATCAAG GTTTACTGCAAGGCATCATAA
- the LOC136451431 gene encoding uncharacterized protein isoform X2 — MATTAPPEDAEPPECPVCLSPFDAASTVPRVLTCGHSLCGPCIAALPPASAAAAGASSLRCPLCSQCVPFARALGPSSLPKNLALLALLPSPSHALTATAPPPRPRPLPLHAAHSRLLSRFCHAVLPESASPLRSEPSPVHLAFGSLDSDLGAPWFCARGRPVSLLPIETQPVPPAKQEAEFYRPSHAARVLAAIDVLSDAAKEELAGLIASSARLARLVCRLYGVWMSPNGPPLWMVSERHPRTVSQLLEEEIISTEETVVQTGFLVMEACEVIIGLHSEGLVLGCLGLDCFCLDQFGHCLLDLNQALALCRGVQAGPCSNSIRAFIAPEVAAVLGDTLQTKDCDFDGLVGCSSDIWSLGCVLVALLTRDEQLVAGWNSEGLYDDWEKEVVTRLDASLLGTILEPLAAVIASCLRYDPKCRAEIADVWKCIRGLLTKSGDVTLAPDDEVAAQKSFRCLLLGEFSSMFADSSAVESDDKTQVPQGADDNSLNQDHGSIDGFLNNRGNDLSGIDGPQSAGVFKSSTLLAHRDCVTGLAVGGGFLFSSSYDKTINVWSLQDFSHVQCLKGHEHKITAIVAVDNDSHSLCISGDSGSGIFVWHVDSTLKEEPLNKWYEHDDWLYRGVNCLAVSGTGYLYTGSRDKSIKAWSLEVINQLCLAL, encoded by the exons ATGGCGACCACAGCGCCACCGGAGGATGCAGAACCCCCGGAGTGCCCGGTGTGCCTCTCCCCATTCGACGCCGCTTCCACCGTGCCGCGCGTCCTCACGTGCGGCCACTCCCTCTGCGGGCCTTGCATCGCCGCCCTCCCGCccgcctccgccgctgccgcAGGCGCATCCTCCCTCCGCTGCCCTCTGTGCTCCCAGTGCGTCCCCTTCGCCCGCGCGCTCGGCCCCTCCTCCCTCCCCAAAAACCTCGCCCTCCTCGCGCTTCTCCCCTCCCCATCCCACGCTCTCACCGCCACCGCACCGCCTCCCCGGCCCCGTCCCCTCCCGCTCCACGCCGCCCACTCGCGCCTCCTTTCCCGCTTCTGCCATGCCGTCCTCCCCGAGTCCGCCTCCCCGCTCCGCTCAGAGCCAAGCCCCGTCCACCTCGCGTTCGGATCCCTCGACTCCGACCTCGGCGCGCCATGGTTCTGCGCGCGGGGCCGCCCCGTGAGCCTCCTTCCGATCGAGACCCAACCAGTCCCCCCGGCGAAGCAGGAAGCCGAATTCTACCGGCCCAGCCACGCGGCGCGGGTGCTCGCAGCGATCGACGTGCTCAGCGACGCGGCCAAGGAGGAGCTGGCCGGTCTGATCGCCTCTTCCGCGCGGTTAGCGCGGCTGGTGTGCAGGCTCTACGGGGTCTGGATGTCCCCTAACGGGCCGCCACTGTGGATGGTCTCTGAACGGCACCCACGTACGGTTTCCCAATTGTTGGAAGAGGAGATTATCAGTACAGAGGAGACGGTGGTGCAGACCGGATTCCTTGTAATGGAGGCATGTGAAGTGATCATAGGGTTGCACAGCGAGGGGTTGGTGTTGGGGTGCCTCGGGCTGGACTGCTTCTGCCTCGATCAATTTGGGCACTGCCTGCTTGATTTGAATCAGGCGTTGGCATTGTGCCGGGGAGTCCAAGCAGGGCCTTGCTCAAACAGTATTCGAGCTTTCATCGCTCCAGAGGTGGCGGCGGTGCTAGGTGACACATTGCAGACAAAGGATTGCGATTTTGATGGTTTGGTTGGCTGTAGCTCGGATATCTGGTCGTTGGGTTGTGTGTTGGTGGCACTTCTTACTAGGGATGAGCAGCTTGTGGCAGGTTGGAACTCTGAAGGACTGTATGATGATTGGGAGAAGGAAGTGGTTACAAGGCTCGATGCCTCATTGCTTGGTACGATACTTGAACCATTGGCTGCAGTTATAGCATCATGCTTGAGATATGATCCAAAATGCCGTGCAGAGATTGCTGATGTCTGGAAATGTATTAGAGGCTTGTTGACAAAATCTGGTGATGTTACTTTAGCTCCTGATGATGAAGTTGCAGCTCAGAAGAGTTTTAGATGTTTACTCCTTGGGGAGTTCTCCTCGATGTTTGCTGACTCTAGTGCTGTTGAGTCAGATGATAAAACACAAGTGCCTCAAGGAGCTGATGACAACAGTTTGAATCAGGATCATGGAAGTATTGATGGGTTCTTAAACAATAGGGGAAATGATTTGTCAGGAATCGATGGCCCACAGTCTGCCGGAGTGTTTAAATCATCAACACTGCTTGCCCACCGTGATTGTGTAACAGGATTAGCCGTTGGAG GTGGATTCTTGTTTAGCTCTTCTTATGATAAAACTATCAATGTGTGGTCACTGCAG GACTTCTCTCATGTACAGTGTTTGAAGGGTCATGAACACAAAATCACAGCAATTGTTGCTGTTGACAATGATAGCCACTCTCTTTGTATAAGTGGAGACAGTGGTAGCGGAATTTTCGTCTGGCATGTAGATTCCACTCTGAAGGAAGAACCTTTGAATAAATGGTACGAACATGATGATTGGCTCTATCGAGGGGTTAACTGCTTGGCTGTCTCTGGAACTGGTTATCTTTACACTGGTAGCAGAGACAAATCTATCAAGGCTTGGTCACTAGAG GTCATAAATCAACTGTGTCTTGCCTTGTAG